One segment of Thermococcus sp. AM4 DNA contains the following:
- a CDS encoding transcriptional repressor gives MWKEKAIEELRRWGYKLTPQRLKLLEVLEELGSKHPAMTEVLARIREEFPTVSFSTLYSNLLTLRELGLVELFSLDGETRVELNTKPHLNLIHGEEVTDLDDEEIIEAIKRKVGRNVRLVNVVLD, from the coding sequence ATGTGGAAGGAAAAAGCCATCGAAGAGCTCAGGAGATGGGGATACAAACTGACACCTCAGAGGCTTAAACTCCTTGAGGTTCTCGAGGAACTCGGGTCAAAGCATCCGGCGATGACCGAGGTGCTCGCAAGAATCCGGGAAGAATTTCCAACGGTCAGTTTTTCGACGCTTTACTCCAACCTGCTCACTCTCAGGGAGCTCGGCCTCGTTGAGCTGTTCTCCCTTGATGGGGAGACGAGGGTCGAACTGAACACAAAGCCCCACCTCAACCTTATCCACGGCGAGGAAGTTACGGACCTCGACGATGAAGAAATCATCGAGGCCATCAAAAGAAAAGTGGGAAGGAACGTTCGCCTCGTCAACGTCGTCCTTGACTAA
- a CDS encoding ferritin family protein, giving the protein MDELEALALALEVEKAEMRFYLDLARKTKDEKAKKMFLFLAKEEADHWAEFEERFLERVAEECKLPAVSEELLEKLLVKAGEIESEVDAVRIGMEQEKLTWEFYEKAAKEARHDSVKRLFEELARIEKAHYELLKAQYDAVMKTGIWMDYQDFSLEVD; this is encoded by the coding sequence ATGGACGAGCTTGAGGCTTTAGCTCTGGCCCTGGAGGTTGAGAAGGCCGAGATGCGCTTTTACCTCGACCTCGCGAGGAAGACGAAGGACGAGAAAGCTAAGAAGATGTTCCTTTTCCTGGCCAAGGAGGAGGCCGACCACTGGGCGGAGTTCGAGGAGAGGTTCCTTGAGCGCGTTGCCGAGGAGTGCAAGTTGCCGGCAGTAAGCGAAGAGCTCCTTGAAAAGCTTCTCGTCAAAGCCGGGGAGATTGAAAGCGAAGTCGATGCCGTGAGGATTGGGATGGAGCAGGAAAAGCTCACCTGGGAGTTCTACGAGAAGGCCGCGAAGGAAGCAAGGCATGACTCAGTTAAAAGGCTCTTCGAGGAGCTGGCGAGGATAGAGAAGGCCCACTACGAGCTGCTCAAAGCCCAGTACGACGCGGTTATGAAGACAGGCATCTGGATGGACTACCAGGACTTCAGCCTTGAGGTTGATTAG
- a CDS encoding peroxiredoxin: MDYLDIVVLDEDGTEKPLRDLVLGRWTVLYFYPKDNTPGCTTEAKEFTELIDEFEKLGFQVIGVSRDSPKSHARFKERHSLRVRLISDPNAELHRALGAWGKKKRYGREYEGAIRSTFILNPEGKIVWEKRNVRAKGHAAKVLEVAKGLIGKE, encoded by the coding sequence ATGGACTATCTGGACATCGTTGTTCTCGACGAAGATGGAACCGAGAAGCCCCTGAGGGATCTGGTTCTCGGCAGGTGGACGGTTCTCTACTTCTACCCCAAGGACAACACACCCGGCTGTACGACAGAGGCAAAGGAGTTCACCGAGCTCATAGACGAGTTCGAAAAGCTCGGCTTTCAGGTGATTGGCGTCTCAAGGGACTCGCCGAAGAGCCACGCCCGCTTCAAGGAGAGGCACAGCCTGAGGGTCAGGCTAATCAGTGACCCGAACGCTGAACTCCACAGGGCTTTGGGAGCGTGGGGCAAGAAGAAGCGCTATGGACGGGAGTACGAGGGAGCGATTAGGAGCACCTTCATACTGAACCCCGAGGGGAAAATAGTCTGGGAGAAGCGCAACGTCCGCGCGAAGGGCCACGCGGCGAAGGTTTTGGAAGTGGCCAAAGGCCTAATCGGCAAAGAATAG
- a CDS encoding GNAT family N-acetyltransferase, translated as MRIERVPNPPDVEDELLEFVFRVYRGTGGAYPALEWVEEKPSPGDFEGFERVYRPFLRFRLGEEFDELYVLRDDEGRIAGTVALVYNLRGKKVWWVPEEIIDSKSGLVEFFMVDPEHRGKGYGSKLLNFALKRLGEMEKVPYVITFPELEAYSYYLRRGFRRVMDYGRFVVLRFEP; from the coding sequence ATGAGGATTGAGAGGGTCCCCAACCCACCGGATGTGGAGGATGAGCTTTTGGAATTCGTTTTCAGAGTTTACAGGGGGACTGGAGGAGCGTATCCAGCGTTGGAATGGGTCGAGGAGAAACCCTCGCCGGGCGATTTCGAGGGTTTTGAGCGGGTTTACCGGCCGTTTCTTCGCTTCAGACTTGGGGAGGAATTCGACGAACTCTACGTTCTGAGGGACGACGAAGGGAGAATCGCCGGCACGGTGGCGCTGGTTTACAATCTCAGGGGAAAGAAAGTTTGGTGGGTCCCGGAGGAGATAATCGACTCCAAGTCCGGCCTGGTGGAGTTCTTCATGGTTGATCCCGAACACAGGGGAAAGGGTTACGGGTCGAAACTCCTCAACTTCGCCCTCAAGAGGCTTGGAGAGATGGAAAAAGTGCCCTATGTGATAACATTCCCCGAACTGGAGGCCTATTCCTACTACCTTCGGAGGGGGTTTCGCAGGGTTATGGACTACGGGAGGTTCGTCGTTCTGCGGTTTGAGCCCTAA
- a CDS encoding thioredoxin family protein: MDELEMIRRKRMLELMKRAGMIEVKPKRKVVIEVITAPGCPYCPIAVQMAKELERKYEGVVARELSVATPEGQRKAVEHNILGTPTILIDNRVEFIGVPNFAEFEKRVRRKLGL; encoded by the coding sequence ATGGACGAGCTGGAGATGATAAGGAGAAAGAGGATGCTGGAACTCATGAAGCGAGCGGGCATGATTGAGGTAAAGCCGAAACGTAAGGTCGTCATCGAGGTCATAACGGCCCCGGGGTGTCCATACTGTCCGATTGCCGTCCAGATGGCCAAAGAGCTCGAACGGAAATATGAGGGTGTCGTGGCGAGAGAACTCAGCGTTGCCACGCCAGAGGGACAGAGAAAGGCCGTGGAGCATAACATCCTCGGAACGCCGACGATACTCATCGACAACAGGGTGGAGTTTATAGGAGTTCCGAACTTCGCGGAGTTCGAGAAGAGGGTTAGAAGGAAACTTGGTCTTTAG
- a CDS encoding transcriptional regulator, with protein MKVSAFEVASRYVYPSLRRRLVEHLREKGLKQTEIAELLHITQSAVSRYLRMDRGALIDVSRFEDIDGEIAELAERIVSQRPGEYRIHAELVRISLDFLGKGYACTFHSKIDPEVNPRECRVCIELFG; from the coding sequence ATGAAGGTCAGCGCCTTCGAAGTTGCCTCGCGCTACGTTTATCCTTCCCTGAGGAGACGCCTCGTGGAACACCTCAGGGAGAAAGGATTAAAGCAGACCGAGATAGCGGAGTTGCTCCACATAACTCAGTCGGCGGTTTCGAGGTATCTCAGGATGGACAGGGGGGCTCTGATAGACGTTTCCAGGTTCGAGGACATCGACGGGGAAATAGCGGAACTCGCCGAACGGATAGTTTCTCAGAGGCCTGGAGAGTACAGAATTCACGCCGAGCTCGTCAGGATTTCACTCGATTTCCTGGGGAAGGGCTACGCGTGCACCTTCCACTCAAAGATTGACCCCGAGGTGAATCCCAGGGAGTGCAGGGTCTGCATAGAGCTGTTCGGCTGA